In the Pedobacter cryoconitis genome, GCTTCACCTTCTTCAGTCTGATATTCTTCTCTGAAGTGACCTCCGCATGATTCATTTCTGTTCAATGCATCCATACACATCAGCTCACCCAATTCGATAAAGTCAGCTACACGGCCAGCTTTTTCTAACTCAGGATTGAATTCATCTGTTGAACCAGGAACACGTACATCAGACCAGAAATCTTTACGCAATTGTTGTATTTCTACAATCGCTTCAGAAAGTCCTTTTGCATTACGCGCCATTCCACATTTTTCCCACATGATCTTACCTAATTTCTTGTGGAAGAAGTCTACAGATTTTGTTCCTTTAATTGAAATGAATTTATCAAGGATAGCTTTAACACTCGCTTCTGCCTCCACAAATGCAGGATGATCCAGAGAAATTGCTTTAGTAGCCAACTCTTTAGAAATATAAGAACCGATAGTATAAGGGATTACAAAGTAACCATCCGCAAGTCCCTGCATCAAAGCAGAAGCACCTAAGCGGTTAGCACCATGGTCGGAGAAGTTAGCCTCACCTAAAGCATATAAGCCCGGCACAGTAGTCATCAGGTTATAATCTACCCATAACCCGCCCATTGTATAGTGAACTGCAGGATAAATACGCATTGGTAATTCATAAGGATCTTCACCAGTAATCTGTTTGTACATGTCAAACAAGTTTCCGTATTTCTCTTTGATCACCTCACGGCCTAAGCGCATGCAAGTTTCTTTATCCGGATTGTGGATATTGTGTACTGAAGCTTCAATACGTCCGTAACGCTCTGTATTTGCTTTGAAATCCAGGTATACAGCCAGTTTAGAAATACCAACACCATAACCAGCGTCACAACGCTCTTTGGCAGCTCTTGAAGCCACATCACGTGGAACAAGGTTACCGAAAGCAGGATAACGACGCTCTAAATAATAATCTCTTTCGTCTTCAGGAATATCTGTTGCGATACGCTGATCGTCTTTTTTCTTAGAAACCCAGATACGTCCGTCATTACGTAATGACTCAGACATCAGGGTTAATTTCGATTGGTGATCTCCTGATACCGGGATACAAGTAGGGTGGATCTGGGTAAAACAAGGATTACCAAAGAAAGCTCCTTTTTTGTGTGCTTTCCAGGCTGCAGTTACGTTACTTCCCATCGCATTGGTAGAAAGATAGAATACGTTTCCGTAACCACCTGTTCCTAACAATACCGCATGACCGAAGTGACGTTCCAGTTCACCTGTAATTAAGTTACGGGCAATAATACCACGTGCTTTACCTTCAATTTTAACAACTTCAAGCATTTCATGACGGGTAAACATCTCTACTTTACCCATACCAATCTGACGCTCTAAAGCACTGTAAGCACCTAATAGCAATTGCTGACCAGTTTGTCCGGCAGCATAAAACGTACGCTGAACCTGAGTACCACCGAATGAACGGTTATCCAGTAATCCACCATACTCTCTCGCCAGAGGAACTCCCTGAGCCACACACTGGTCAATGATATTCGCACTTACCTCAGCTAAACGGTGAACGTTAGCTTCACGGGAGCGGTAATCACCACCTTTAATCGTATCGTAGAATAAACGGTAAACACTGTCACCATCATTCTGATAATTTTTTGCTGCATTGATACCACCCTGAGCTGCAATAGAGTGCGCTCTTCTTGGTGAATCCTGGAAACAAAAACATTTAACTTTATATCCCATTTCAGCAAGGGTTGCTGCTGCCGAAGCACCTGCAAGCCCTGAACCTACTACTATAATTTCTATACTTCTTTTATTCGCCGGGTTAACCAGAGGCATTGAAGACCTCAGTTTAGTCCATTTCACGGTCAGTTCCCCTTCCGGTATATTTGCATTAAAATCTGCCATTTTATTTAGCGTTTTATACGTTCGAAATTTTATTTAATAAGTCCTGTATGCACTGCAATAGGCATAGCTGCAAAAAGTAAGGCGATGATAATGGAATACCATACCCCAAAACCTTTGATAAGCGGACTATACTTTTTGTGGTTCCATCCTAAGGTCTGGAATGCAGAAGCGAAACCATGTAATAAATGGTAAGCTAACGATGCCATTGCAAAGACATATAAAACCACGATCCAAACATTTTGAAAAGTCTCTCTCATTACTGCGAACAAATCTTCATGTCCATTTGAATCTGTTGTCGGGATACCTGTAAAACGAGATACTACCCAGAAATTAGATAAATGCACAATCAGGAAGATTAACAATAATGTCCCTAATAACCCCATGGAGCGGGAGTACCATTTACTATTTGCATTTCCATCATTCACTGCATACTTTACCGGGCGGGAAGCCTGATTTTGAAAAGTCAGACGAAGGCCCTGTACAATGTGTAAAAGCAAGCCAACCATCAGTATAACTTCTGACCCTCTGATTAACCAGTTTGTAGCCATAAAGTGAGCACCAAGATTGAATGTTAATCCACCGTCATTCAGAAATATCAACGAATTGATAAAGCAATGCACAATTAGAAATAAAATAAGAAACAGGCCGGTGATACCCATTATTAGTTTTTTTCCTATAGACGAGGAAAAAGCGTTTCCGAAACTAGCCATTAGATTTATATTTTTGAGTTCTATTCCTGCAAAAGTATTTAATAAATGACTTAATTTATACAAGAATTCCAGTTAAAATCAATAAATAAACTATTTAGAAACGTTCTAAGTTTTATGCTTTTAGGGGGTTATTGTGCAAATTACACGAACAACAGGGCGTAAAAAAACGGGAAGCAATTGTGATTGCTTCCCGTCAGAAAATCTTTAAAATATGATTGCTTAGTTAAAGCTGAAAGTGTAATTTCCATTAGGTCCGATTCCCGCTACAGTCGTCTTTCCGTTTTTAGAAGTTGGCAATGCAGCTTCTACATCCTTCGCACTGTTCACTGGTTTACCATTGATACTGGTCACCAACAATCCTTTAGGGATATCCAGGTTATCAAATGCCTTACCTGGTTCTACAGCAGTCACTACAACTCCGTTTTTAGCGCCAAATTTAGCTTTAATTGCTGGTGATGCCGGAGCAAATGAAGCCCCAAGTTTACTCATCGTCGTCCCTGTTGTTTTTGCAGCAAGCGTAGTTTTTGGTTTATTTAAGCTTTCATCACCTTTTAAGGTAACGTTTACATTCTGCTCTTTTCCATCTCTTGAAATCGTCAGCTGCACTTTATCACCAGGACTCATACGGCCAATCTTTTCCTGAAGATCCGGAGAAGCAAAAACCTCTCTGCCCTCTACCTTTTTGATGATATCTCCTTTTTTAATTCCTGCTGCTGCGCCACCACCTTCTGGCATGACATCGTTTACATACAGACCTGAAACATCATTGATTTTCAGGTTTTCTGCTGCATCAGCATTCAGTTCCTGGAAAGTAACGCCTACATAACCACGTTTTACACTACCATATTTCTTAAAATCTTCTAAGATCTTTTTAGCAAGGTTTACAGGAATAGCAAATCCGTAACCTTCATTTGTACCCGTCTGAGAAGCAATTGCTGCATTAATACCAATCAGCTCACCATTTGCATTCACTAATGCACCACCACTGTTTCCAGGGTTAATAGCCGCATCAGTCTGAATATACGATTCAATTGCGCTGTTTGTTCTTGCAGGCGCTTTACCTGTACGCTGATATTCTTCGTATTCCTCTTCAGTAGGCTGCTGATCTCTGTTTAAAATACCAATTGCACGGGATTTCGCACTGACAATACCAGCAGTTACCGTAGTTTGTAAGTCTAATGGGAAGCCTACTGCCAATACCCATTCTCCTACCTGAACATTATCAGAGTTTCCCATTTTCACTACTGGTAAATCTGAAGCATCTACTTTGATTAAAGCAAGATCGGTATTCGGGTCTCTTCCAATTACCTTAG is a window encoding:
- a CDS encoding succinate dehydrogenase cytochrome b subunit, with product MASFGNAFSSSIGKKLIMGITGLFLILFLIVHCFINSLIFLNDGGLTFNLGAHFMATNWLIRGSEVILMVGLLLHIVQGLRLTFQNQASRPVKYAVNDGNANSKWYSRSMGLLGTLLLIFLIVHLSNFWVVSRFTGIPTTDSNGHEDLFAVMRETFQNVWIVVLYVFAMASLAYHLLHGFASAFQTLGWNHKKYSPLIKGFGVWYSIIIALLFAAMPIAVHTGLIK
- a CDS encoding Do family serine endopeptidase — encoded protein: MKKIALIVLAAFIGGAVAIGGYKMFERSTSGMTLAEKQNVLFASNPVKISSTGAVDFVQAAAAVSPAVVHIRTTFKAEGSAAGGPGSPMDMMEEFFGGRGGRRSRAPRAASGSGVILTPDGYIVTNNHVVDNADKIQVVLSDRRKVEAKVIGRDPNTDLALIKVDASDLPVVKMGNSDNVQVGEWVLAVGFPLDLQTTVTAGIVSAKSRAIGILNRDQQPTEEEYEEYQRTGKAPARTNSAIESYIQTDAAINPGNSGGALVNANGELIGINAAIASQTGTNEGYGFAIPVNLAKKILEDFKKYGSVKRGYVGVTFQELNADAAENLKINDVSGLYVNDVMPEGGGAAAGIKKGDIIKKVEGREVFASPDLQEKIGRMSPGDKVQLTISRDGKEQNVNVTLKGDESLNKPKTTLAAKTTGTTMSKLGASFAPASPAIKAKFGAKNGVVVTAVEPGKAFDNLDIPKGLLVTSINGKPVNSAKDVEAALPTSKNGKTTVAGIGPNGNYTFSFN
- a CDS encoding fumarate reductase/succinate dehydrogenase flavoprotein subunit produces the protein MADFNANIPEGELTVKWTKLRSSMPLVNPANKRSIEIIVVGSGLAGASAAATLAEMGYKVKCFCFQDSPRRAHSIAAQGGINAAKNYQNDGDSVYRLFYDTIKGGDYRSREANVHRLAEVSANIIDQCVAQGVPLAREYGGLLDNRSFGGTQVQRTFYAAGQTGQQLLLGAYSALERQIGMGKVEMFTRHEMLEVVKIEGKARGIIARNLITGELERHFGHAVLLGTGGYGNVFYLSTNAMGSNVTAAWKAHKKGAFFGNPCFTQIHPTCIPVSGDHQSKLTLMSESLRNDGRIWVSKKKDDQRIATDIPEDERDYYLERRYPAFGNLVPRDVASRAAKERCDAGYGVGISKLAVYLDFKANTERYGRIEASVHNIHNPDKETCMRLGREVIKEKYGNLFDMYKQITGEDPYELPMRIYPAVHYTMGGLWVDYNLMTTVPGLYALGEANFSDHGANRLGASALMQGLADGYFVIPYTIGSYISKELATKAISLDHPAFVEAEASVKAILDKFISIKGTKSVDFFHKKLGKIMWEKCGMARNAKGLSEAIVEIQQLRKDFWSDVRVPGSTDEFNPELEKAGRVADFIELGELMCMDALNRNESCGGHFREEYQTEEGEALRDDENYAYVSAWEYKDDVKFELHKEELKFENIKIAQRSYK